Proteins from a single region of Gossypium arboreum isolate Shixiya-1 chromosome 1, ASM2569848v2, whole genome shotgun sequence:
- the LOC108481952 gene encoding uncharacterized protein LOC108481952, protein MYPRPNPIISLNIFALTSPSLVEPALKCRSLEKPEPTAEKATMLICPLSKDPWHCRKTWLLSSFVCLYLGHPTSAITLFSLRLVKVGILFQEIFHTVILIFEGICKFHNFL, encoded by the exons ATGTATCCAAGGCCAAATCCTATCATCAGTCTGAACATCTTTGCCTTAACCTCTCCATCTCTTGTTGAACCTGCTCTGAAATGCCGTTCTCTAG AGAAGCCAGAGCCCACAGCAGAAAAGGCGACAATGCTCATTTGTCCCCTGAGTAAAGACCCAT GGCACTGTCGAAAAACATGGTTGCTATCTTCCTTTGTTTGTCTGTATCTAGGTCACCCAACTTCAGCAATCACTCTCTTCAGTTTGAGATTAGTAAAAGTAGGGATATTGTTCCAAGAGATCTTCCATACtgtaattttaattttcgagGGGATATGTAAATTCCATAATTTTCTGTAG